The following proteins come from a genomic window of Myroides odoratus DSM 2801:
- a CDS encoding cob(I)yrinic acid a,c-diamide adenosyltransferase translates to MKIYTKTGDQGTTALFGGTRVPKNHVRIEAYGTVDELNSYIGLIRDQEIPALEKQTLLAIQHHLFTVGAILATDPEKAVLKNGKERLNIPKITPDTLVFLEDEIDRMEENLAPMTHFILPGGHTTVSFCHIARCVCRRSERLSVQLDQEEAVDPEVLMYLNRLSDYLFVLARKLTFDLQADEIKWIPEKLK, encoded by the coding sequence ATGAAAATATATACTAAAACGGGCGATCAAGGTACTACAGCTTTATTTGGAGGTACACGAGTACCCAAAAATCATGTGCGAATAGAAGCGTATGGAACGGTGGATGAATTAAATTCCTATATCGGATTGATTCGCGATCAGGAAATTCCAGCATTGGAAAAGCAAACCTTACTTGCTATTCAGCATCACTTGTTTACGGTAGGGGCTATTTTAGCGACAGATCCAGAAAAAGCCGTGTTGAAAAATGGAAAAGAGCGATTGAATATTCCTAAAATCACACCCGACACCCTCGTTTTTTTAGAAGATGAAATTGATCGAATGGAAGAAAATTTAGCTCCTATGACACATTTTATTCTGCCTGGCGGACATACAACGGTGTCATTCTGTCATATTGCACGTTGTGTTTGTCGTAGATCAGAGCGTTTGTCAGTACAATTGGATCAAGAAGAAGCTGTAGACCCCGAAGTTTTGATGTACTTAAACCGACTTTCTGACTATCTATTTGTATTGGCACGAAAGTTGACTTTTGATTTACAAGCGGATGAGATTAAATGGATACCTGAAAAGTTGAAATAA
- a CDS encoding M3 family metallopeptidase, producing the protein MTIFSKPFTTKYGTAPFSQIKITDYKPAFDQAIAKSKADIEAITSNPELPTFENTIEALAFSGMELDILASIFFNLNSAETNDEMQQIAQEVAPLLAELGNDILLNEQLFLRVKAVYEQLNQLELTTEQQTLLTKNYKNFVRNGALLSEEEKNRVRAIDAELATTSLKFGENVLAETHNYQLHITDEADLKGLPEGAIEEAQALAKQENKTGWIFTLDYPSYIPFMTYAENRALRKELAIAAGTKAFKANEFNNETHVLTIAKLRHERATILGYATHADFVLEERMAQSPMKVNTFLEDLLLKAKPAADKEFEELTAFAKQLDGLDQLEKWDGSYYAEKLKQERFNLDDEILKPYFQLENVLDGAFQVANKLYGLIFTEVFDIEKYHDEVRTFEVTNEEGEFVAVFYTDFFPRKGKRNGAWMTSFKNQYIKQGINERPHISIVCNFTKPTATKPSLLTFNEVTTLFHEFGHALHGMLANTTYPSLSGTNVYWDFVELPSQILENWCYEKETLALFAKHYQTGELIPMEFVEKIKESASFLEGMATVRQLSFGLLDMGWHGQDPTKITNLKAFEVEQFKATQQYPDVAENAMSTSFSHIFQGGYSSGYYSYKWAEVLDADAFAYFKEKGIFNKEVATAFKDHVLSQGGTDHPMTLYIKFRGQEPTPEALLRRAGLLA; encoded by the coding sequence ATGACTATTTTTAGTAAACCATTTACAACAAAATACGGTACAGCACCTTTCTCACAGATAAAAATTACGGATTATAAACCCGCATTCGATCAAGCTATTGCAAAGTCAAAAGCTGATATCGAAGCGATTACTTCGAATCCGGAACTTCCAACATTTGAAAATACAATAGAAGCATTGGCATTCTCTGGTATGGAGTTGGATATTTTAGCGAGTATCTTCTTCAACTTAAATTCAGCTGAAACCAATGATGAGATGCAACAAATTGCACAGGAAGTTGCGCCTTTACTTGCTGAATTAGGCAACGATATTTTGTTGAATGAACAATTGTTTTTGCGCGTTAAAGCCGTTTATGAACAATTGAATCAGTTGGAACTGACTACGGAACAACAAACCTTGTTGACTAAGAATTACAAGAACTTTGTACGCAATGGAGCGCTACTGTCAGAAGAGGAAAAGAATAGAGTACGAGCAATTGATGCAGAATTAGCGACGACTTCTTTAAAATTTGGGGAGAATGTATTGGCAGAAACGCATAATTATCAGTTGCATATCACGGATGAAGCCGATTTAAAAGGATTGCCAGAAGGAGCAATTGAGGAAGCACAAGCATTAGCCAAACAAGAAAATAAAACCGGATGGATTTTTACGTTGGATTATCCAAGTTATATTCCGTTTATGACGTATGCAGAAAATAGAGCATTGCGTAAAGAGTTGGCAATCGCAGCGGGAACAAAAGCCTTTAAAGCAAATGAATTTAACAATGAAACGCATGTGTTAACCATCGCAAAATTAAGACATGAACGCGCTACTATTTTAGGGTATGCCACCCATGCTGATTTTGTATTAGAGGAGCGTATGGCACAATCGCCAATGAAGGTGAATACTTTTTTAGAAGACTTATTATTAAAAGCAAAACCTGCTGCGGATAAAGAATTTGAGGAGTTAACAGCTTTTGCGAAACAATTAGATGGGCTTGATCAATTAGAAAAATGGGATGGGAGCTATTATGCAGAAAAATTAAAACAAGAGCGCTTTAATTTAGATGATGAAATCTTAAAACCTTATTTTCAATTAGAAAATGTATTAGATGGTGCTTTTCAAGTAGCCAATAAACTGTATGGACTTATTTTTACAGAAGTTTTTGATATTGAAAAATACCACGATGAGGTGCGCACGTTTGAAGTTACCAATGAAGAAGGAGAATTTGTCGCTGTTTTTTATACTGATTTCTTTCCGCGTAAAGGAAAGCGCAACGGAGCTTGGATGACGTCATTCAAAAATCAGTACATCAAACAAGGAATCAATGAAAGACCGCATATTTCTATTGTGTGTAATTTCACCAAACCAACAGCAACTAAGCCGTCTTTATTGACGTTTAATGAAGTGACAACTTTGTTCCATGAATTTGGTCATGCGTTACACGGGATGCTTGCTAATACAACCTATCCGTCTTTATCAGGAACAAATGTATATTGGGATTTCGTAGAATTACCAAGTCAGATTTTAGAGAACTGGTGCTACGAAAAAGAAACCTTAGCCTTGTTTGCAAAACATTATCAAACAGGAGAATTGATTCCGATGGAATTCGTAGAGAAAATCAAAGAAAGTGCTTCTTTCTTAGAGGGAATGGCAACGGTACGACAATTGAGTTTTGGTTTGCTTGATATGGGGTGGCATGGACAAGATCCGACTAAAATCACGAATTTAAAAGCATTCGAAGTAGAACAGTTTAAAGCGACTCAACAATACCCAGATGTGGCAGAAAATGCAATGAGTACTTCTTTTTCGCATATTTTCCAAGGAGGGTATTCTTCGGGATACTACAGTTACAAATGGGCAGAAGTTTTAGATGCAGATGCATTTGCGTACTTCAAAGAAAAGGGGATTTTTAATAAAGAAGTGGCTACTGCATTTAAAGATCATGTACTGTCACAAGGAGGAACAGATCATCCGATGACCTTATATATAAAGTTTAGAGGACAAGAGCCAACACCAGAAGCTTTATTGCGAAGAGCTGGTTTATTAGCATAA
- a CDS encoding ABC transporter ATP-binding protein encodes MSKELIIDIKAIKRDFKMGSETVKVLKGVDLQIERGDYVALMGPSGSGKSTLMNILGCLDTPTSGYYSLNGKDVSRLDDDQLAEIRNKDIGFVFQTFNLMPRTTALDNVALPMIYAGKSKEERNQRASDVLHMVGLGDRMDHHPNQLSGGQRQRVAVARALVNNPSIILADEPTGNLDTKTSIEIMGLFDEIHRKGNTVILVTHEEDIAEHAHRIIRLRDGIIESDERIK; translated from the coding sequence ATGTCTAAAGAGTTAATTATTGATATCAAAGCAATTAAGCGCGATTTTAAAATGGGATCGGAAACGGTAAAGGTTTTAAAAGGCGTGGATTTGCAAATTGAAAGAGGAGATTACGTCGCGCTGATGGGACCTTCCGGATCGGGTAAATCGACCTTGATGAATATTTTAGGCTGTCTGGATACCCCAACCTCTGGGTATTACAGTTTAAATGGGAAGGATGTCAGTCGATTAGACGATGATCAATTGGCAGAAATTCGAAACAAAGACATTGGTTTTGTCTTTCAAACCTTTAATCTTATGCCACGTACCACGGCTTTAGACAACGTAGCTTTACCTATGATTTATGCTGGAAAATCAAAAGAAGAACGCAACCAAAGGGCTTCTGATGTATTGCATATGGTGGGATTAGGAGATCGAATGGATCACCATCCCAATCAATTGTCAGGGGGACAAAGACAACGTGTGGCAGTTGCGCGTGCATTGGTCAATAATCCCTCTATTATTCTAGCGGATGAACCTACAGGAAATTTAGATACCAAAACATCGATTGAAATCATGGGGTTGTTTGATGAAATTCACCGCAAAGGCAATACTGTTATCCTCGTTACGCATGAAGAAGATATTGCCGAACACGCACATCGTATTATTCGTTTGCGCGATGGGATAATCGAAAGTGATGAACGAATAAAATAA
- a CDS encoding DUF2795 domain-containing protein encodes MYWTLELASYLSDAPWPATKDELIDYAIRTGAPLEVVENLQSIEDEGEIYESMEEIWPDYPTDEDYLWNEDEY; translated from the coding sequence ATGTATTGGACATTAGAATTGGCATCTTATTTAAGTGATGCTCCATGGCCTGCTACTAAAGATGAGTTGATAGATTATGCTATTAGAACAGGCGCACCCCTTGAAGTAGTAGAAAATTTACAATCCATCGAAGATGAAGGAGAAATCTATGAATCTATGGAAGAAATTTGGCCAGACTATCCTACGGACGAAGATTATCTTTGGAACGAGGATGAGTATTAA